From the Equus przewalskii isolate Varuska chromosome 19, EquPr2, whole genome shotgun sequence genome, one window contains:
- the MDC1 gene encoding mediator of DNA damage checkpoint protein 1 isoform X25 → MDQKKYHRLDAPLPFVSRGPLTVEETPKVQGGTHPRGLLLAEDSEEEVDPLSERHVVKEPRTSSSSLATVVPESDEEGPSPAPGGPGPPFAFNLDSDTDEEESQQPATGEAFSAAMTDATVETEPPKAITTEIQLEKDQCSVEERDTATKVKRDARNEVVPVGVILERTQPAEEDSDTDVDDESRPPGRPAEVHLESAQPSGFIDSDTDVEEEGIPTTPAVVPMKKRQVFHGDDAKSPGAPGLANLQESPAGSDTDVEEGEALLTVPLERSQASMVIDSNTDDEEEVSAALTLARLKESRTLTWHRDTDVEEDKAQPVVLLEQSQTSARRDSDTDVEEEGPPVEKRGTVPKDCTDKAHSEKSQPPLGDSDIEMEEDKSSPAVHLERSEASATVDVNTQVKEEVLPGPAVTPLEKHQVPVAWTNQTDVEADRGPAKQPMVCLEEAQPPPVGDCEITSLNASAVTDVRKSQFPTGGDAGTEWAVAVLEQERAPEAGAQGGSPVALVEQGLLPVSRENLTDLVVDTGTPGEPTQPRREGAQTPKEGKREPRMDGTKDSADARDVLKAEKSTIKVPAYSVSDSEDLDLQATQCFVEKEGQSLEVQSTEDEPTQAFLLSPPQEPGPSRCSFQAEGALDELWEVLATQPYCPRESEASETQPVAAHLEAHGSCPSPPRATPGEQHPESPVHAEPLGIQGRGMHTVEKDMGTPGETADRVNPERGPLERATKKPPPEGERKDVMGEEELTWGLRDSQQKQVLARDTQRQESDKKVTSASPESGMESLKVEIETAREIQEKEREKQTLAREIFEREAEKLVPGRVCEVGGLEVKVSKVIQERGPEAGEPERGTQDQEGQASSPTPEPRVGAGGLQALASAVVASGSQSGGGRGVPVSPRRQERDHLNCKMPPAEKASRGDQESPEACLPPAVTEASAPLQNPLMSQSQKHPTPQPLPSLELPIPRARQNGSQGAPEIPPSELEPLHPKPKVRPRGSSRMLPSPMSSIAPESHPTTPTDQPVSPEPTSRATRSRTYRSSEMTPAPVVPTAPELQSSTSKDQPVTAKLTSRATRGRTHRSSVKSPEPVVPTAPELQPSTSKDQPVTPEPTSRGRTHRSSVKAPEQVVPTAPELQPSTSKDQSVIPTPTSRATRGRTHRSSVKTPEPVVPTAPEFQPPTPTDQPVTLELISRATRGRTHRASVKTPEPVVPTAPELQPPTSKDQSGILTPTSRATRGRTHRFSVKSPEPIVPIAPELQPSTPTDQSVASEPTSGTTQGRTHRSSVKTPELVVPTGPEFQPSTSINQLVTPKPTSQPRTHRSSVKTPEPIVPTTSELQPSTPTDQPVTPKPTSRATRGRKHRSVNTSEPIVPTAPELQPSTPTDKPVTRKPTSRATRGRTHRSSVKTPEPIVPTAPELQPSTPTDKPVTCKPTSRATRGRKHRSSVKTPKPIVPTASQLQPSTPTDQSVTPESTTQDIRGRKHRSSVKTPQPMEPTAPGHEPPSHTDQPVTPEAIAPASQSRTLRTSIISAVPVPTTPEFRSPVPTDQPIPPETIPQANCSRRPRATRKQGSPTAPIVHEPCSAPPEPNSRNQRRRAVRAAESLTTIPEPAFAQLPEAPTHAPHIEKVEAAGTSGFTPEPQRKASQSHKRPLATLDLPPLQKRLQRGKVSQKTAFLQEEEDDPTERPGKKEVVVMPGPGKRKRDQAEEEGILSRSLRRTKPNQESTAPKVLFTGVVDVRGERAVLALGGSLASSVAEASHLVTDRIRRTVKFLCALGRGIPILSLDWLHQSRKAGCFLPPDEYVVTDPEQEENFGFSLRDALSRARERRLLEGYEIHVTPGVQPPPLQMGEIISCCGGTVLPSMPRSYKPQRVVITCSQDFPRCAIPSRVGLPILSPEFLLTGVLKQEAKPEAFVLSALEMSST, encoded by the exons ATGGACCAGAAAAAG TACCATCGCCTGGATGCCCCCCTGCCCTTTGTCTCTCGGGGCCCTCTAACTGTAGAGGAGACACCCAAGGTACAGGGAGGAACTCATCCCCGGGGGCTCCTGTTGGCTGAGGACTCAGAGGAGGAAGTAG ATCCTCTTTCTGAAAGGCATGTGGTGAAAGAACCAAGGACCTCATCTTCTTCTTTGGCAACAGTAGTTCCAGAGAG TGATGAAGAGGGGCCTTCCCCTGCCCCAGGTGGCCCTGGGCCACCTTTTGCCTTCAACTTGGACAGTGacacagatgaggaagaaagTCAGCAACCAGCAACAGGGGAGGCCTTCTCAGCTGCCATGACAGATGCCACTGTAGAGACAGAACCGCCTAAAGCCATCACAACTGAAATCCAGCTTGAAAAGGATCAGTGTTCAGTGGAGGAAAGGGACACTGCCACAAAAGTCAAGAGGGATGCAAGGAATGAAGTGGTTCCAGTTGGAGTGATTCTGGAGAGGACCCAACCTGCTGAGGAGGACAGTGACACAGATGTGGATGATGAGAGCAGGCCTCCAGGAAGGCCAGCCGAAGTCCATTTGGAAAGTGCCCAGCCTTCTGGCTTCATAGACAGTGATACTGATGTGGAAGAAGAGGGGATCCCCACGACCCCAGCTGTAGTTCCTATGAAGAAGAGGCAAGTCTTCCATGGAGATGATGCAAAGAGTCCTGGGGCACCTGGCTTGGCGAATCTGCAGGAGAGCCCAGCTGGTAGTGATACAGATGTGGAGGAGGGCGAGGCCCTACTAACGGTCCCTCTGGAGAGAAGCCAAGCCTCCATGGTGATCGATAGCAATACAGATGATGAGGAAGAAGTCTCAGCAGCACTCACTTTGGCACGTCTGAAAGAGAGCCGAACCCTTACCTGGCACAGAGATACAGATGTGGAAGAGGACAAGGCCCAACCTGTGGTCCTTCTGGAGCAAAGCCAAACCTCCGCCAGGAGAGACAGTGACACagatgtggaggaggaggggccccCAGTGGAAAAGAGAGGAACTGTCCCCAAGGATTGCACAGACAAAGCACATTCAGAAAAGAGCCAGCCTCCTCTTGGGGATAGTGATATAGAGATGGAGGAAGATAAGAGCTCACCTGCAGTCCACCTGGAGAGAAGTGAAGCCTCTGCCACAGTGGACGTCAACACACAAGTGAAGGAGGAAGTCCTACCAGGGCCAGCTGTTACACCTCTGGAGAAGCATCAGGTGCCTGTGGCATGGACAAATCAAACAGATGTGGAAGCAGACAGGGGCCCAGCAAAGCAGCCTATGGTGTGTCTAGAGGAAGCCCAGCCTCCTCCAGTTGGGGACTGTGAGATCACATCCTTAAATGCCTCAGCAGTGACAGATGTAAGAAAGAGCCAGTTTCCCACAGGAGGGGATGCTGGGACGGAATGGGCTGTGGCTGTTCTTGAGCAGGAGAGAGCTCCTGAGGCGGGGGCCCAGGGTGGGTCACCTGTGGCACTAGTGGAGCAGGGCCTTCTCCCTGTCTCAAGGGAAAACCTAACAGATCTGGTGGTGGACACAGGCACTCCAGGGGAACCCACCCAGCCACGGAGAGAGGGAGCCCAGACCcccaaagaagggaagagagaaccaCGTATGGATGGGACCAAGGACTCTGCAGATGCCCGTGATG ttctaaaggctgagaagtccacgaTCAAGGTGCCAGCgtattcagtgtctg ATTCTGAAGATCTAGACCTACAGGCTACCCAGTGCTTTGTGGAGAAAGAGGGTCAGAGCCTGGAAG TCCAGAGCACGGAGGATGAACCTACCCAGGCCTTCCTGTTAAGTCCACCCCAAGAGCCTGGCCCTTCCCGTTGCAGCTTCCAGGCCGAAG GTGCCCTGGATGAGCTGTGGGAGGTCTTGGCTACACAGCCATACTGTCCAAGAGAATCTGAGGCCTCTGAGACCCAGCCCGTTGCCGCCCACCTTGAGGCCCATGGATCTTGCCCCTCACCACCTAGGGCAACACCAGGAGAACAACATCCAGAGAGCCCAGTTCATGCAGAGCCACTGGGGATTCAAGGAAGAGGGATGCACACTGTGGAGAAAGACATGGGTACACCAGGAGAAACAGCAGACAGGGTGAACCCTGAGAGAGGACCATTGGAGAGGGCAACCAAGAAACCGCcaccagaaggagagagaaaagatgtgaTGGGAGAGGAAGAATTAACTTGGGGGCTACGGGACAGTCAACAAAAACAGGTGTTAGCTAGAGACACTCAGAGACAAGAGTCTGACAAAAAGGTGACAAGTGCAAGTCCCGAAAGTGGTATGGAGAGTTTGAAGGTAGAAATTGAGACAGCCAGGGAaatacaagagaaagagagagaaaagcagactcttgcaagagaaatatttgaaagagaagcagagaaattaGTACCAGGGAGAGTGTGTGAGGTAGGTGGGTTAGAGGTCAAGGTATCCAAAGTGATACAGGagagaggccctgaggcaggggagCCAGAGAGAGGGACCCAGGACCAGGAAGGGCAGGCCTCCAGTCCAACACCAGAGCCtcgggtgggggctgggggccttCAGGCACTCGCTTCAGCTGTGGTAGCTTCTGGGAGCCAATCAGGTGGAGGAAGGGGCGTCCCAGTGAgtcccaggaggcaggagagag ACCACTTGAATTGCAAGATGCCACCTGCTGAGAAGGCTTCTAGG GGTGATCAGGAATCCCCAGAGGCTTGTCTGCCTCCTGCAGTGACTGAAGCCTCAGCCCCGCTCCAAAACCCCCTCATGTCTCAGAGCCAAAAACATCCTACACCTCAGCCTCTGCCTTCCTTAGAGCTGCCCATTCCCAGGGCCAGGCAAAATGGGAGTCAGGGAGCCCCAGAGATTCCTCCCTCAGAGCTGGAGCCTCTGCATCCAAAACCCAAAGTCAGGCCCCGGGGGTCCTCCAGGATGTTACCCTCTCCAATGTCTTCTATAGCCCCTGAGTCCCACCCTACCACCCCCACAGACCAGCCTGTCAGCCCTGAGCCCACATCTCGGGCCACTCGGAGCAGAACATACAGGTCTTCTGAAATGACCCCTGCACCAGTTGTCCCCACAGCACCTGAGCTGCAATCTTCCACCTCTAAAGACCAGCCTGTCACCGCTAAGCTCACATCTCGGGCCACTCGGGGAAGGACACATAGGTCCTCTGTCAAGTCCCCTGAACCAGTTGTCCCCACAGCCCCTGAGCTCCAGCCTTCCACCTCTAAAGACCAGCCTGTCACTCCTGAGCCCACATCTCGGGGCAGGACACATAGATCTTCTGTCAAGGCCCCTGAGCAAGTTGTCCCTACAGCTCCTGAGCTGCAACCTTCCACCTCCAAAGACCAGTCTGTCATCCCCACACCCACATCCCGGGCCACTCGGGGCAGGACACATAGGTCCTCTGTCAAGACCCCTGAACCAGTTGTCCCCACAGCCCCTGAGTTCCAGCCTCCTACCCCCACAGACCAACCTGTCACCCTTGAGCTCATATCTCGGGCCACTCGGGGCAGAACACACAGAGCCTCTGTGAAGACTCCTGAACCAGTTGTCCCCACAGCTCCTGAGCTGCAGCCTCCCACCTCCAAAGACCAGTCTGGCATCTTAACACCCACATCTCGGGCCACTCGGGGCAGAACACATAGGTTCTCTGTCAAGTCCCCTGAACCAATTGTCCCCATAGCCCCTGAGCTTCAGCCTTCTACCCCCACAGACCAATCTGTCGCTAGTGAGCCCACATCTGGCACCACTCAGGGCAGGACACATAGGTCTTCTGTCAAGACCCCTGAACTAGTTGTACCCACAGGTCCTGAGTTCCAGCCTTCCACTTCCATAAACCAACTTGTCACCCCCAAACCCACATCTCAGCCAAGGACACATAGGTCTTCTGTCAAGACCCCCGAACCAATTGTTCCCACAACCTCAGAGCTCCAGCCTTCCACCCCCACAGACCAACCTGTCACCCCCAAACCCACATCCCGGGCCACTCGGGGCAGAAAACATAGGTCTGTCAACACCTCTGAACCGATTGTCCCCACAGCCCCTGAGCTCCAGCCTTCCACCCCCACAGACAAACCTGTCACCCGCAAGCCCACATCTCGGGCCACTCGGGGCAGAACACATAGGTCTTCTGTCAAGACACCCGAACCAATTGTCCCCACAGCCCCTGAGCTCCAGCCTTCTACCCCCACAGACAAACCTGTCACCTGCAAACCCACATCTCGGGCCACTCGGGGCAGAAAACATAGGTCTTCTGTCAAGACCCCCAAACCAATTGTCCCCACAGCCTCACAGCTCCAGCCTTCCACCCCGACAGACCAATCTGTTACCCCTGAGTCCACAACGCAGGACATTCGGGGCAGAAAACATAGGTCCTCTGTCAAGACTCCCCAACCAATGGAACCCACAGCCCCTGGCCATGAACCTCCCAGCCATACAGACCAGCCTGTCACCCCTGAAGCCATAGCTCCGGCTAGTCAGAGCAGGACACTAAGGACTTCTATAATAAGTGCTGTGCCAGTTCCTACCACCCCTGAATTCCGGTCTCCTGTCCCCACAGACCAGCCTATTCCCCCTGAGACCATCCCTCAAGCCAATTGCAGCAGGAGGCCAAGGGCCACTAGGAAGCAGGGGTCCCCCACAGCTCCCATTGTCCATGAACCCTGCTCTGCACCCCCTGAACCTAACTCGAGGAACCAAAGACGAAGAGCAGTGAGAGCAGCTGAGTCCCTTACAACCATTCCTGAGCCTGCCTTTGCCCAGCTTCCTGAGGCGCCCACTCATGCTCCCCACATCGAAAAGGTAGAGGCAGCAGGTACATCTGGGTTCACCCCAGAGCCCCAGCGTAAGGCCTCTCAAAGCCACAAGAGGCCTTTAGCTACCCTGGATTTACCCCCACTTCAAAAACGGCTCCAAAGAGGGAAAGTCTCCCAGAAGACAGCGTTcctccaggaagaggaagatgatcCCACAGAGAGACCAGGGAAGAAAGAG GTTGTAGTGATGCCAggaccaggcaagagaaagagagaccaagCAGAAGAAGAGGGAATACTGAGCCGCAGCCTCCGAAGAACCAAACCTAACCAAGAGTCCACAGCCCCcaaa GTGCTCTTCACAGGAGTGGTGGATGTTCGAGGAGAGCGGGCAGTACTGGCCCTGGGGGGAAGTCTGGCCAGCTCAGTGGCAGAGGCTTCCCACCTGGTGACTGATCGAATCCGCCGGACGGTCAAGTTCCTGTGTGCCCTGGGGCGGGGGATCCCCATCCTCTCCCTGGACTGGCTGCACCAG TCCCGCAAAGCTGGTTGCTTCTTGCCACCGGATGAATACGTGGTGACCGATCCTGAGCAGGAAGAGAACTTTGGCTTCAGCCTTCGGGATGCTCTGAGCCGAGCTCGGGAGCGAAGGCTGCTGGAG gGCTATGAGATTCATGTGACCCCTGGAGTCCAGCCACCTCCACTTCAGATGGGAGAGATCATCAGCTGCTGTGGAGGCACTGTCCTACCCAGCATGCCCCGGTCCTATAAG CCTCAGAGAGTTGTGATCACATGCTCCCAGGACTTCCCCCGATGCGCCATTCCATCTCGGGTCGGGCTGCCCATCCTCTCACCTGAGTTCCTGCTGACAGGAGTGCTGAAGCAGGAAGCCAAGCCAGAGGCCTTCGTCCTCTCCGCTTTGGAAATGTCATCCACCTGA